A genomic stretch from Nilaparvata lugens isolate BPH chromosome 8, ASM1435652v1, whole genome shotgun sequence includes:
- the LOC120352601 gene encoding protein singed-like produces the protein MQDRYWTLETGGGIQAVGDKRSSNALFDLVWQGDGSVSFRANNGKYVATKRSGHLYANSDTVDETCKYFFYLINRPILVLKCEQGFVGYKAGSNVRLECNRATYCTIQVERGERGVVYFKGDNGKYWHVDSECVSVDSDTPEGFYLELREPTRVCLKAAGPSQAYLTAGKNGNLRAGDQDISSATMWEY, from the exons ATGCAGGACAGATATTGGACTCTGGAAACTGGAGGTGGAATTCAGGCTGTTGGAGACAAgag atCGTCGAACGCTCTATTCGACCTGGTGTGGCAGGGAGATGGATCAGTGTCATTCCGAGCTAATAATGGGAAGTATGTGGCCACCAAGAGATCAGGTCATCTGTATGCCAACTCAGACACTGTAGACGAGACCTGCAAGTATTTCTTCTATCTTATCAACAG GCCAATCCTAGTCCTGAAATGCGAGCAGGGCTTCGTGGGATACAAGGCAGGCTCCAATGTCAGACTGGAATGCAACAGAGCGACATACTGCACTATTCAAGTGGAACGGGGAGAACGTGGTGTTGTGTATTTCAAAG GTGACAACGGCAAATACTGGCACGTGGACTCTGAATGCGTCTCAGTCGACTCTGACACTCCGGAAGGCTTCTACCTGGAGCTGCGTGAGCCAACCCGCGTCTGCCTGAAGGCTGCCGGCCCGTCGCAGGCCTACCTCACGGCCGGCAAGAACGGCAACCTGCGGGCGGGAGACCAGGACATCAGCTCGGCCACTATGTGGGAGTACTAA